Proteins co-encoded in one Brassica oleracea var. oleracea cultivar TO1000 chromosome C4, BOL, whole genome shotgun sequence genomic window:
- the LOC106338080 gene encoding uncharacterized protein LOC106338080, giving the protein MKLDVLEKAYERVDPATSSLKTEVLRTNLTDLYKEYQDRTRGSSSGASFVPNPQDLVTESPLEDDLDNDLFELERSLGSNMGNTKTHLDVYLEEKRLDRKSFPDLDVLSYWRENQFRFGDLAVG; this is encoded by the exons ATGAAGTTGGATGTGCTTGAGAAAGCTTATGAGAGAGTGGATCCTGCTACTTCTAGCTTAAAAACTGAAGTACTTAGGACTAACTTAACTGATCTTTATAAGGAGTATCAGGATAGGACCCGGGGCAGTTCTTCAGGTGCTTCATTTGTTCCAAATCCACAGGATCTAGTTACTGAATCTCCTCTTGAAGATGATTTAGACAAT GATCTCTTTGAACTAGAAAGAAGCCTTGGAAGTAATATGGGAAACACAAAAACACATTTAGATGTGTATTTGGAGGAGAAAAGGCTAGATAGAAAGTCATTTCCTGATTTGGATGTTTTAAGCTATTGGAGAGAGAACCAGTTTAGATTTGGTGATTTAGCTGTTGGATAA